One Thermus islandicus DSM 21543 genomic window carries:
- the paaI gene encoding hydroxyphenylacetyl-CoA thioesterase PaaI translates to MRDPFREALGLRVLSLGPGEAAVGGRVEAHHLNLHGTAHGGFLYALADSAFALASNSRGPAVALSCRMDYFRPLALGAEVEARAQEVHLSRRTATYRVEVVSGGRLVALFTGTVFRLGGDGDDVPAGTGGPSEA, encoded by the coding sequence ATGAGGGACCCCTTCCGGGAGGCCTTGGGGCTCCGGGTGCTCTCCCTGGGTCCTGGGGAGGCGGCGGTGGGGGGGCGGGTGGAGGCGCACCACCTCAACCTCCACGGCACCGCCCACGGGGGCTTCCTCTACGCCCTGGCCGACAGCGCCTTCGCCCTCGCCAGCAACTCCCGGGGGCCCGCCGTGGCCCTCTCCTGCCGCATGGACTACTTCCGGCCCCTTGCCCTGGGGGCGGAGGTGGAGGCGCGGGCCCAGGAGGTTCACCTCTCCCGGCGTACGGCCACCTACCGGGTGGAGGTGGTCTCCGGGGGGAGGCTCGTGGCCCTCTTCACGGGAACGGTTTTTCGCTTAGGAGGTGACGGGGATGATGTACCAGCCGGAACTGGAGGCCCTTCCGAGGCCTAG